From a single Wolbachia endosymbiont of Oedothorax gibbosus genomic region:
- a CDS encoding helix-turn-helix domain-containing protein, with protein sequence MFVSIRKPAIKGYYNPEYIDSIDYKVGQEVEICRLIQRYTQIDLADEIGVTYQEIHKYEQGYNPISIETLYKIAKALSVNTADLLPEPKVLNEDCYFEGEAEKILSLVRMYEKIENQELRKAIYSLVEFAKGYKESSRKEAREEVSNNLVKENISVSIILQATGLSTCKYTEKKVRTDSIDYKIGQRIEIIQLIRGYTQEDLANKIGVTPKEINDYEQGYIAIPLDTLYEIAKALSVKVRVLLPETIKKDESSEVEGELSSLISEHNKTEDQELWSRLSALVETLSKSMKVVKEKVKKAEKIKVAKDLVKAGIAVDIILRASGLTADELGECPKMN encoded by the coding sequence GTTACTATAACCCAGAGTATATAGACTCTATTGATTATAAAGTAGGGCAAGAAGTGGAAATTTGTAGGTTAATACAAAGATATACTCAGATAGACTTAGCAGATGAAATCGGCGTAACATATCAGGAAATACACAAATATGAACAAGGGTACAATCCTATCTCAATTGAAACATTATATAAAATAGCGAAAGCATTATCAGTTAATACTGCAGATCTACTTCCTGAACCAAAAGTACTAAATGAAGATTGTTATTTTGAAGGTGAGGCAGAAAAAATATTAAGCCTGGTGAGAATGTATGAAAAAATTGAGAATCAGGAATTACGCAAGGCAATCTACTCATTGGTTGAATTTGCCAAGGGCTACAAAGAAAGCAGCAGAAAAGAAGCAAGAGAAGAAGTGTCAAATAATTTAGTTAAAGAGAACATCTCTGTTAGTATTATCTTACAGGCAACAGGCTTATCTACTTGCAAATATACAGAAAAGAAAGTACGTACTGATTCTATAGATTACAAAATAGGGCAAAGGATAGAAATCATACAGTTAATACGTGGGTATACACAAGAAGATTTAGCAAATAAAATAGGTGTAACACCTAAGGAGATAAACGACTATGAGCAAGGGTACATTGCAATTCCACTTGACACATTATATGAAATAGCAAAAGCATTATCAGTGAAAGTAAGGGTTTTACTGCCTGAAACAATAAAAAAAGATGAGAGTAGTGAAGTAGAAGGTGAGTTATCAAGTTTAATAAGTGAACACAACAAAACTGAGGATCAAGAATTATGGAGTAGATTGAGTGCATTAGTTGAAACTCTGTCTAAAAGTATGAAGGTTGTTAAGGAAAAAGTTAAAAAAGCAGAAAAAATCAAGGTAGCAAAGGATCTAGTTAAGGCGGGTATTGCTGTTGATATTATCTTGCGAGCATCTGGCCTAACTGCTGATGAGTTGGGTGAGTGTCCAAAAATGAATTGA